One Solanum stenotomum isolate F172 unplaced genomic scaffold, ASM1918654v1 scaffold32782, whole genome shotgun sequence genomic window, ATCGCGAggtaacaaaacaaataaactaATTCATCAAgctctcaaaaaaatattttaaagcaaTTACGTCATTATTGATGTTTATCTAAACTTCACAATAAACACATACATAATTATCAACATAAACAAACATTAAATAAGATTATGAGACTTATGCTACAATAATAAATATCCATATACATAAGAATACATCTTAATTAAGATCGACTATATCAACATTTCAATTGTAATATAATCCATATATTCCCAAAAAATGagcacacaatttttttaataataataaaaaggtgTATACATATAatgtaaaatttcatttttcttttcacccTCAAAATctctactaaaaaaaaaaaactttctaatttttttaaaaaaaattaaatttctcatCTAGAAGAAACAGGTTCTTCCATAATCGTAGCCAACGAAGGTTTCCTCGATCTACACGCCAACCTATACTTCATTTCTCTCCCCACCGGAAACACCTCAACCTCACCTGAATCCCGATCTCCGGCAACATTACTTTCCGGCGCCGGCGAATCCTCCGGCGAAATCCTACCATTTCCGCCGGAAATTCTCTTCGCAGCAGAATTAGCCGCCAGTAAAATCACCGTCATATCAGTCGCCGTCACAACCGAATTGACTCTCTTCATCGGAAACACAATATAAACATTACCGAATTCCAAATCTTCATCAGCTGATAAAGCTGAAAATCTCCTTCCGATATTCAACGAACTCGAATCCACTAAAAAATTACTTGGATACTCCATCATGATTTCTGCTGCTTTAATCGGTTCTCGA contains:
- the LOC125852194 gene encoding uncharacterized protein LOC125852194; this translates as MGNFTSCPILPSIKNSKASRVVLPGGEIRQFREPIKAAEIMMEYPSNFLVDSSSLNIGRRFSALSADEDLEFGNVYIVFPMKRVNSVVTATDMTVILLAANSAAKRISGGNGRISPEDSPAPESNVAGDRDSGEVEVFPVGREMKYRLACRSRKPSLATIMEEPVSSR